Proteins encoded in a region of the bacterium genome:
- the rsmD gene encoding 16S rRNA (guanine(966)-N(2))-methyltransferase RsmD: MRIITGTAKGRKLSSPKGTKTRPTSDRVREAIFSIVGDVVVDARVLDLYSGTGAMGLEALSRGAGKAVFVETDPAALRCLNTNIEMCRCRDRSEVVSRSAILYLEAIDPEDIVDLVFADPPYRGDLGTLTLLAISKHAKPLKRCLIILEHAPDRVPEPIPANLDKVDARKYGNIGVTFLRFKNTQEA, from the coding sequence ATGCGCATAATCACCGGCACCGCCAAAGGAAGAAAACTTTCCAGCCCGAAAGGGACGAAAACCCGTCCCACCTCCGACCGGGTCAGGGAAGCGATCTTCTCCATCGTGGGCGATGTGGTGGTAGATGCCCGGGTCCTGGATCTGTATTCGGGAACAGGGGCGATGGGCCTGGAAGCCCTGAGCCGGGGGGCCGGAAAGGCGGTCTTTGTGGAAACAGATCCCGCAGCACTCCGGTGTTTGAACACGAATATTGAGATGTGCCGATGCAGGGACAGGTCTGAGGTTGTCAGCCGATCGGCGATCTTGTACCTTGAGGCAATAGATCCGGAGGATATCGTTGATCTGGTTTTTGCAGACCCCCCCTATAGAGGTGATCTGGGGACTTTGACCTTGCTGGCGATTTCCAAACATGCTAAACCCTTGAAAAGGTGTCTGATTATCCTGGAGCATGCTCCGGATAGAGTTCCTGAGCCTATTCCTGCCAATCTGGACAAGGTGGATGCCAGGAAGTATGGCAACATAGGTGTCACCTTTCTTCGATTCAAAAATACTCAGGAGGCCTGA
- a CDS encoding M42 family metallopeptidase, which translates to MRKESVNFLRDLVAAPSPSGFEGPAQKVWKDRTSPFADEVKVDVNGNTIAVLNPGGSPRVMLAGHTDEVGFMVKYISDEGYISFVTIGGVDIHLAPARRVVIHTAGGPVMGVIGKKPVHLMAPQDRNNQKLEWHQLWIDIGAKDRKEVGKKVALGDPVTFMDGFEILNGSCVIGRGFDDKAGSFTVSEVLRLLKGRKIKASVFAVSTVQEELGLRGAKTSAHGIDPDIGIAIDVTFASDHPDSDKKQLGEISLGKGPVLARGPNINPKIYSRLVKLAEAGKIPYQVEPAPRATGTDANVIQMTRSGVATGLVSIPNRYMHTPVEMVHLGDLENTAKLIAAYIESLKPGEDMTPF; encoded by the coding sequence ATGCGTAAAGAATCGGTCAATTTTCTAAGAGATCTCGTTGCGGCCCCCAGCCCGTCCGGATTTGAGGGACCGGCCCAGAAGGTTTGGAAGGACAGGACCTCACCCTTTGCCGATGAGGTGAAGGTGGATGTTAACGGCAACACTATCGCTGTTCTGAACCCCGGGGGCAGCCCGAGGGTCATGCTGGCCGGGCACACCGACGAGGTGGGTTTCATGGTCAAATACATCTCTGATGAGGGTTATATCTCTTTTGTTACCATTGGTGGTGTGGATATTCACCTTGCGCCTGCCAGGCGGGTGGTCATCCACACAGCGGGGGGACCGGTCATGGGTGTTATAGGGAAAAAACCTGTCCACCTGATGGCCCCTCAGGACAGAAACAACCAGAAGCTTGAGTGGCACCAGCTCTGGATCGATATTGGCGCCAAGGACCGCAAGGAGGTGGGAAAAAAGGTTGCCCTGGGAGATCCTGTAACCTTTATGGATGGTTTTGAGATCCTTAACGGCAGCTGCGTTATCGGAAGAGGGTTTGATGACAAGGCGGGAAGCTTTACAGTGTCGGAGGTTTTAAGACTTCTAAAAGGGCGGAAGATCAAGGCCTCCGTTTTTGCTGTTTCAACAGTTCAGGAGGAGCTGGGTTTGAGAGGTGCCAAGACGAGCGCCCACGGGATCGATCCCGACATCGGGATCGCCATCGATGTGACCTTCGCTTCGGACCATCCTGACAGCGATAAAAAACAGCTGGGGGAGATTTCTCTGGGTAAGGGACCAGTTCTCGCAAGAGGCCCGAATATAAACCCCAAGATATACAGCCGGCTGGTCAAGCTGGCGGAGGCGGGCAAGATCCCTTATCAGGTTGAGCCGGCACCGAGGGCCACCGGCACCGATGCCAACGTCATTCAGATGACGCGCAGCGGGGTTGCCACCGGTCTTGTCAGCATACCGAACCGGTATATGCACACCCCTGTGGAAATGGTTCACCTCGGTGACCTTGAAAACACTGCCAAGCTGATTGCGGCCTACATTGAATCCCTGAAACCCGGGGAGGATATGACTCCATTTTAA
- the coaD gene encoding pantetheine-phosphate adenylyltransferase → MKTVAIYPGTFDPITNGHVDLIKRAAFIYPKVIVLVAADTRKVCMFSMEERVRMVREGINDLCPNVQVEPFQGLLVEIVRKHGAKIILRGLRAVSDFEYESQMALMNRRLEKRIETFFMISSEEYAYLSSSFVKEIASLGGDVSTLVPSAVDKELRKRFSIV, encoded by the coding sequence TTGAAGACTGTAGCCATCTACCCGGGGACTTTCGACCCCATCACTAATGGACATGTTGATCTCATTAAACGAGCGGCCTTTATCTACCCGAAAGTTATCGTGCTGGTCGCCGCCGATACCAGGAAAGTGTGCATGTTTTCCATGGAGGAGAGGGTCCGTATGGTCCGGGAGGGTATCAACGATCTGTGTCCCAACGTTCAGGTCGAACCGTTTCAGGGCCTGCTTGTTGAGATCGTCAGGAAGCACGGAGCCAAGATCATTCTTCGCGGTCTGAGAGCCGTTTCCGACTTTGAGTATGAATCCCAGATGGCACTGATGAACCGGAGGCTGGAAAAGAGGATCGAAACCTTTTTCATGATAAGCAGTGAGGAATACGCCTACCTGAGTTCCAGTTTTGTAAAGGAGATAGCCAGCCTCGGCGGCGACGTGAGCACTTTGGTCCCATCCGCTGTAGATAAGGAACTCAGGAAGCGCTTTAGCATTGTGTGA